A section of the Saccopteryx leptura isolate mSacLep1 chromosome 6, mSacLep1_pri_phased_curated, whole genome shotgun sequence genome encodes:
- the NMUR2 gene encoding neuromedin-U receptor 2, whose translation MEKYENLSWIPQQELEDPLKKYPNSTEDYLAFLCGPQRSHFFLPVTVVYALIFVVGVAGNLLVCLVILRHQTMKTPTNYYLFSLAVSDLLVLLLGMPLEVYEMWRNYPFLFGPVGCYFKTALFETVCFSSILSVTTVSVERYVAILHPFRAKLQSTRRRALRVLGVVWGFSVLFSLPNTSTHGIKLQSFPNGSQVPGSATCTIIKPMWIYNFIIQVTSFLFYVLPMAVISILYYLMGLRLKKDQILDADEMTANIQRPCRKSVTKMLFVLVLVFAICWAPFHIDRLFFSFVEEWTESLASVFNLIHVVSGVFFYLSSAVNPVIYNLLSRRFRAAFRNVVSPSCQQWRSQRHPRGPPARRNIFLTECHLIELTEEAGPQFPCQLSIYSSHLPTAL comes from the exons ATGGAAAAATATGAGAATCTTTCCTGGATCCCCCAGCAGGAACTGGAAGACCCATTAAAGAAATACCCGAACAGCACCGAGGACTACTTGGCCTTTCTCTGCGGGCCTCAGCGAAGCCACTTCTTCCTCCCAGTGACGGTGGTGTATGCACTGATCTTTGTGGTTGGGGTGGCTGGCAATCTCCTGGTGTGCCTGGTGATTCTGCGGCACCAGACGATGAAGACACCCACCAACTACTACCTCTTCAGCCTGGCTGTCTCGGACCTCCTGGTCCTGCTCCTCGGGATGCCTCTGGAAGTCTACGAGATGTGGCGGAACTATCCCTTCCTGTTTGGGCCTGTGGGCTGCTACTTCAAGACGGCCCTCTTTGAGACTGTGTGCTTCTCCTCCATCCTCAGTGTCACCACGGTCAGCGTGGAGCGCTACGTGGCCATCCTCCACCCTTTCCGCGCCAAGCTGCAGAGCACCCGGCGGAGGGCCCTCCGGGTCCTCGGCGTCGTCTGGggtttctctgttctcttctctctgcccaaCACCAGCACCCACGGCATCAAACTCCAGTCCTTCCCCAACGGGTCCCAGGTCCCGGGCTCGGCCACCTGCACGATCATCAAGCCCATGTGGATCTACAATTTCATCATCCAGGTCACCTCCTTCCTCTTCTATGTCCTTCCCATGGCAGTCATCAGTATCCTCTATTACCTCATGGGGCTCAGG CTAAAGAAAGACCAGATCCTTGACGCAGATGAAATGACTGCAAATATTCAAAGACCCTGCAGAAAATCTGTCACCAAAATGCTAT TTGTCTTGGTCTTAGTGTTTGCTATCTGTTGGGCCCCCTTCCACATTGATCGGCTCTTCTTCAGCTTTGTGGAGGAGTGGACTGAATCCCTGGCATCCGTGTTCAATCTCATCCACGTGGTATCAG GTGTCTTCTTCTACCTGAGCTCAGCGGTCAACCCCGTGATATATAACCTCCTCTCCCGCCGCTTCCGAGCAGCCTTCCGGAACGTGGTCTCCCCTTCCTGCCAACAGTGGCGCTCCCAGCGTCACCCACGGGGGCCACCTGCCCGGCGGAACATCTTCCTTACGGAATGCCACCTTATAGAGCTGACTGAAGAGGCGGGTCCCCAGTTCCCTTGTCAGTTGTCCATCTACAGCTCTCACCTTCCCACCGCCCTCTGA